One genomic region from Anthonomus grandis grandis chromosome 1, icAntGran1.3, whole genome shotgun sequence encodes:
- the LOC126740553 gene encoding uncharacterized protein LOC126740553 produces the protein MMSDDDCSISETLPELTEAVNAASLELLPVKSRNKYNYVYNRFMDYRTNKNVTSFSENVVMAYFLELGSKMNSSTLWANCSMLKATLAIRHDVDISEYSKLRAFLKQAHAYKPKKSKILTKEEINKFIQEAPDKEYLMIKVAVIFGISGACRMDELVKMTVQDIQDLLSKLLVTIPDSKTNTSRSFIVIVIVIQIKLLVWKIFKKTMLLVPKFFQFSILVLIVK, from the exons ATGATGAGTGATGATGACTGTTCCATTTCTGAAACCCTCCCAGAACTCACAGAGGCAGTGAATGCTGCATCATTGGAATTGTTACcagtaaaatctagaaataagtataactatgTATATAACCGCTTCATGGACTACCgtacgaataaaaatgtaacttctttctcggaaaatgttgtaatggcatacttcttggagcttggttccaagatgaattcttcaactttatgggccaattgttcaatgctgaaggcaacccttgcaattagacatgatgtggatatatctgaatattcaaaacttcgggcattcctgaaacaagcacatgcctataagccaaaaaaatccaagattttaactaaagaagaaataaacaaatttattcaggaagctccagataaggaatatttaatgattaag gtagctgtaatatttggaatttccggagcttgcagaatggacgagctggttaaaatgactgtacaagatatacaagacctactatctaaacttttagttaccataccggattcaaaaaccaatacatcaagatcatttatagtaatagttattgtcatacaaataaaattattagtttggaaaatattcaaaaaaacaatgctattagttcccaagttcttccagttttcaatacttgtactaattgtcaaataa